In Humulus lupulus chromosome 7, drHumLupu1.1, whole genome shotgun sequence, the following are encoded in one genomic region:
- the LOC133789185 gene encoding G-type lectin S-receptor-like serine/threonine-protein kinase At4g27290 isoform X2: MGFFSFLVPFVVLRLVLSRTTFAVVDSIRPSESMRDNTSLVSIEGSFELGFFSPGTSKNRYLGIWYKKIPVQTVIWVANRCEPINVSSGSLTINSTGNLVLSGQNKKVVWSTSSLKQARQPLVQLLDNGNLVLRDEKDENTENYLWESFNDPTDTIMPGMKFGWDLRSGLTRRLSTWKSFNDPCNGNFSFRIEFDERHHTYPELIIRKGSAKFHRLGPWNGISFSGIPYLMPNPVFDYRFVYNDDEVYYIYNLKNPVISRVVMHQTTTVLDRMVWMETKKIWEPFHTSIAVAVCDEYGYCGANSKCDIRTNPICHCLLGFEPKIKQNWNEMYWSEGCVRKSPLSCSDKEKDEFTRFSGLKVPDTQYTWVNKSMNLEECRAKCLSNCSCMAYTNLDISEKGSGCVVWFGDLFDIQGFQSAPKLNYEKARTYLKVKVERAVMIIAILVGLAGGIILVSFYILTRRYFYGTSNFSKRYKSQDEELELPLFNLHTISTATNNFSENNKLGEGGFGPVYKGMLEGGQEIAVKRLSMCSVQGANEFKNEIKLIAKLQHRNLVKIFGYCIHREEKLLIYEYMSNKSLDYFIFDERQDKLLEWSTRFRIVCGIAKGLLYLHHDSRLRIVHRDLKASNVLLDEHMNPKISDFGLARTFGGDQIEGNTNKVVGTYGYMAPEYAFNGLFSIKSDVFSFGILMLEIVSGKKSRHIYDENNGLNLTGLAWTLMKEGKAFELIDDCLLRDPHESMEEALRCIHIGLLCVQRKPIDRPNMSSVILMLSGEKVLPRPKPPAYFTNTDLWEDHSPYATPLSCNTSITTVEAR; encoded by the exons ATGGGGTTCTTTTCTTTTCTGGTTCCCTTTGTTGTTCTGAGACTTGTTCTATCTAGAACAACTTTTGCTGTGGTTGATAGCATAAGACCATCAGAATCTATGAGAGATAACACAAGTTTGGTATCCATTGAAGGAAGTTTTGAACTGGGATTCTTTAGTCCAGGCACTTCAAAGAATCGTTATCTGGGAATTTGGTATAAAAAAATTCCAGTTCAAACTGTCATTTGGGTCGCAAATCGGTGTGAACCGATCAACGTTTCTTCTGGCTCCTTGACTATAAACAGCACAGGTAATCTTGTTCTTTCTGGACAGAATAAGAAGGTTGTTTGGTCTACGAGTTCGTTGAAACAAGCCCGGCAACCACTGGTTCAGCTCTTGGATAATGGTAACTTGGTTTTGAGAGATGAGAAAGATGAGAACACAGAGAACTATTTGTGGGAAAGCTTTAATGATCCTACTGACACGATCATGCCCGGAATGAAATTTGGATGGGACTTGAGGAGTGGTCTCACGAGGCGTTTATCGACATGGAAGAGTTTCAATGATCCTTGCAATGGAAATTTCTCTTTTAGGATTGAGTTCGATGAACGACACCATACATATCCTGAGCTAATCATCCGTAAAGGGTCTGCAAAATTTCATCGACTTGGGCCATGGAACGGCATAAGTTTCAGCGGAATTCCTTACTTGATGCCAAACCCAGTTTTCGACTACAGGTTCGTGTACAACGATGATGAAGTTTACTACATTTACAACCTCAAAAATCCGGTGATCTCAAGAGTTGTCATGCACCAAACAACAACTGTTCTTGACCGAATGGTATGGATGGAAACAAAGAAGATTTGGGAGCCTTTTCATACCTCAATTGCAGTAGCAGTGTGTGACGAGTATGGCTACTGTGGAGCTAATTCGAAATGTGACATAAGGACTAATCCAATCTGCCATTGTTTATTGGGATTTGAGCCAAAGATTAAACAAAATTGGAATGAGATGTATTGGTCAGAAGGGTGTGTGAGAAAGAGTCCTCTGAGCTGCAGTGATAAAGAGAAAGATGAGTTCACTAGATTTTCTGGCTTGAAAGTGCCTGATACTCAATACACTTGGGTGAATAAGAGTATGAATCTAGAGGAATGCAGGGCTAAATGTTTGAGCAACTGCTCTTGTATGGCTTATACAAACTTAGATATCAGTGAAAAAGGCAGTGGCTGCGTCGTCTGGTTTGGAGATCTGTTTGATATTCAAGGATTTCAATCAG CTCCAAAACTTAATTATGAAAAAGCAAGAACTTATCTTAAGGTGAAGGTGGAGAGAGCAGTGATGATTATAGCTATCCTCGTTGGATTAGCTGGTGGGATTATTTTAGTTAGCTTTTACATTCTCACGAGGAGATACTTTTATG GCACCAGTAATTTTTCTAAGAGATACAAAAGCCAAGATGAAGAGTTGGAGCTTCCATTGTTTAATCTACACACAATTAGTACTGCCACTAATAATTTTTCAGAGAATAATAAGCTTGGAGAGGGTGGTTTTGGACCTGTATATAAA GGTATGCTGGAAGGAGGACAAGAAATTGCTGTAAAGAGACTATCAATGTGCTCTGTACAAGGAGCCAATGAGTTCAAAAATGAAATTAAACTAATTGCTAAACTTCAACATCGAAATCTTGTAAAGATATTTGGTTATTGCATTCATAGAGAAGAGAAACTATTGATTTATGAGTACATGTCCAACAAAAGCCTTGACTATTTCATTTTTG ATGAAAGACAAGACAAACTATTAGAATGGTCTACGAGATTCCGAATTGTATGTGGAATTGCTAAAGGGCTTCTCTATTTACATCATGATTCCAGACTGAGGATTGTACATCGAGATCTCAAAGCTAGTAATGTGCTACTTGATGAACACATGAATCCCAAAATTTCAGACTTTGGCTTGGCTAGAACTTTTGGTGGAGACCAAATTGAAGGAAACACAAACAAAGTTGTAGGGACTTA TGGTTATATGGCTCCAGAATATGCTTTCAATGGCCTATTCTCAATAAAATCCGACGTATTTAGCTTTGGTATATTGATGCTAGAAATCGTTAGTGGAAAGAAAAGCAGACACATTTACGATGAAAATAACGGTCTTAACCTCACAGGACTA GCATGGACTTTGATGAAGGAAGGCAAGGCTTTTGAGCTTATTGACGATTGCTTGTTAAGAGATCCACACGAGAGCATGGAAGAAGCATTGCGTTGCATTCACATTGGTCTCTTGTGTGTGCAACGTAAGCCTATTGATAGGCCAAATATGTCTTCTGTTATTCTAATGTTGAGTGGTGAGAAAGTGTTACCTCGGCCCAAACCACCAGCCTATTTCACTAACACAGATTTGTGGGAAGATCATTCCCCCTATGCTACACCCCTATCATGCAATACAAGCATAACAACTGTCGAGGCGCGGTGA
- the LOC133789185 gene encoding G-type lectin S-receptor-like serine/threonine-protein kinase At4g27290 isoform X1, producing the protein MGFFSFLVPFVVLRLVLSRTTFAVVDSIRPSESMRDNTSLVSIEGSFELGFFSPGTSKNRYLGIWYKKIPVQTVIWVANRCEPINVSSGSLTINSTGNLVLSGQNKKVVWSTSSLKQARQPLVQLLDNGNLVLRDEKDENTENYLWESFNDPTDTIMPGMKFGWDLRSGLTRRLSTWKSFNDPCNGNFSFRIEFDERHHTYPELIIRKGSAKFHRLGPWNGISFSGIPYLMPNPVFDYRFVYNDDEVYYIYNLKNPVISRVVMHQTTTVLDRMVWMETKKIWEPFHTSIAVAVCDEYGYCGANSKCDIRTNPICHCLLGFEPKIKQNWNEMYWSEGCVRKSPLSCSDKEKDEFTRFSGLKVPDTQYTWVNKSMNLEECRAKCLSNCSCMAYTNLDISEKGSGCVVWFGDLFDIQGFQSGGQDLYIRMPASEIAPKLNYEKARTYLKVKVERAVMIIAILVGLAGGIILVSFYILTRRYFYGTSNFSKRYKSQDEELELPLFNLHTISTATNNFSENNKLGEGGFGPVYKGMLEGGQEIAVKRLSMCSVQGANEFKNEIKLIAKLQHRNLVKIFGYCIHREEKLLIYEYMSNKSLDYFIFDERQDKLLEWSTRFRIVCGIAKGLLYLHHDSRLRIVHRDLKASNVLLDEHMNPKISDFGLARTFGGDQIEGNTNKVVGTYGYMAPEYAFNGLFSIKSDVFSFGILMLEIVSGKKSRHIYDENNGLNLTGLAWTLMKEGKAFELIDDCLLRDPHESMEEALRCIHIGLLCVQRKPIDRPNMSSVILMLSGEKVLPRPKPPAYFTNTDLWEDHSPYATPLSCNTSITTVEAR; encoded by the exons ATGGGGTTCTTTTCTTTTCTGGTTCCCTTTGTTGTTCTGAGACTTGTTCTATCTAGAACAACTTTTGCTGTGGTTGATAGCATAAGACCATCAGAATCTATGAGAGATAACACAAGTTTGGTATCCATTGAAGGAAGTTTTGAACTGGGATTCTTTAGTCCAGGCACTTCAAAGAATCGTTATCTGGGAATTTGGTATAAAAAAATTCCAGTTCAAACTGTCATTTGGGTCGCAAATCGGTGTGAACCGATCAACGTTTCTTCTGGCTCCTTGACTATAAACAGCACAGGTAATCTTGTTCTTTCTGGACAGAATAAGAAGGTTGTTTGGTCTACGAGTTCGTTGAAACAAGCCCGGCAACCACTGGTTCAGCTCTTGGATAATGGTAACTTGGTTTTGAGAGATGAGAAAGATGAGAACACAGAGAACTATTTGTGGGAAAGCTTTAATGATCCTACTGACACGATCATGCCCGGAATGAAATTTGGATGGGACTTGAGGAGTGGTCTCACGAGGCGTTTATCGACATGGAAGAGTTTCAATGATCCTTGCAATGGAAATTTCTCTTTTAGGATTGAGTTCGATGAACGACACCATACATATCCTGAGCTAATCATCCGTAAAGGGTCTGCAAAATTTCATCGACTTGGGCCATGGAACGGCATAAGTTTCAGCGGAATTCCTTACTTGATGCCAAACCCAGTTTTCGACTACAGGTTCGTGTACAACGATGATGAAGTTTACTACATTTACAACCTCAAAAATCCGGTGATCTCAAGAGTTGTCATGCACCAAACAACAACTGTTCTTGACCGAATGGTATGGATGGAAACAAAGAAGATTTGGGAGCCTTTTCATACCTCAATTGCAGTAGCAGTGTGTGACGAGTATGGCTACTGTGGAGCTAATTCGAAATGTGACATAAGGACTAATCCAATCTGCCATTGTTTATTGGGATTTGAGCCAAAGATTAAACAAAATTGGAATGAGATGTATTGGTCAGAAGGGTGTGTGAGAAAGAGTCCTCTGAGCTGCAGTGATAAAGAGAAAGATGAGTTCACTAGATTTTCTGGCTTGAAAGTGCCTGATACTCAATACACTTGGGTGAATAAGAGTATGAATCTAGAGGAATGCAGGGCTAAATGTTTGAGCAACTGCTCTTGTATGGCTTATACAAACTTAGATATCAGTGAAAAAGGCAGTGGCTGCGTCGTCTGGTTTGGAGATCTGTTTGATATTCAAGGATTTCAATCAGGTGGGCAAGATCTATATATTCGAATGCCGGCTTCAGAAATAG CTCCAAAACTTAATTATGAAAAAGCAAGAACTTATCTTAAGGTGAAGGTGGAGAGAGCAGTGATGATTATAGCTATCCTCGTTGGATTAGCTGGTGGGATTATTTTAGTTAGCTTTTACATTCTCACGAGGAGATACTTTTATG GCACCAGTAATTTTTCTAAGAGATACAAAAGCCAAGATGAAGAGTTGGAGCTTCCATTGTTTAATCTACACACAATTAGTACTGCCACTAATAATTTTTCAGAGAATAATAAGCTTGGAGAGGGTGGTTTTGGACCTGTATATAAA GGTATGCTGGAAGGAGGACAAGAAATTGCTGTAAAGAGACTATCAATGTGCTCTGTACAAGGAGCCAATGAGTTCAAAAATGAAATTAAACTAATTGCTAAACTTCAACATCGAAATCTTGTAAAGATATTTGGTTATTGCATTCATAGAGAAGAGAAACTATTGATTTATGAGTACATGTCCAACAAAAGCCTTGACTATTTCATTTTTG ATGAAAGACAAGACAAACTATTAGAATGGTCTACGAGATTCCGAATTGTATGTGGAATTGCTAAAGGGCTTCTCTATTTACATCATGATTCCAGACTGAGGATTGTACATCGAGATCTCAAAGCTAGTAATGTGCTACTTGATGAACACATGAATCCCAAAATTTCAGACTTTGGCTTGGCTAGAACTTTTGGTGGAGACCAAATTGAAGGAAACACAAACAAAGTTGTAGGGACTTA TGGTTATATGGCTCCAGAATATGCTTTCAATGGCCTATTCTCAATAAAATCCGACGTATTTAGCTTTGGTATATTGATGCTAGAAATCGTTAGTGGAAAGAAAAGCAGACACATTTACGATGAAAATAACGGTCTTAACCTCACAGGACTA GCATGGACTTTGATGAAGGAAGGCAAGGCTTTTGAGCTTATTGACGATTGCTTGTTAAGAGATCCACACGAGAGCATGGAAGAAGCATTGCGTTGCATTCACATTGGTCTCTTGTGTGTGCAACGTAAGCCTATTGATAGGCCAAATATGTCTTCTGTTATTCTAATGTTGAGTGGTGAGAAAGTGTTACCTCGGCCCAAACCACCAGCCTATTTCACTAACACAGATTTGTGGGAAGATCATTCCCCCTATGCTACACCCCTATCATGCAATACAAGCATAACAACTGTCGAGGCGCGGTGA
- the LOC133789185 gene encoding G-type lectin S-receptor-like serine/threonine-protein kinase At4g27290 isoform X3: MGFFSFLVPFVVLRLVLSRTTFAVVDSIRPSESMRDNTSLVSIEGSFELGFFSPGTSKNRYLGIWYKKIPVQTVIWVANRCEPINVSSGSLTINSTGNLVLSGQNKKVVWSTSSLKQARQPLVQLLDNGNLVLRDEKDENTENYLWESFNDPTDTIMPGMKFGWDLRSGLTRRLSTWKSFNDPCNGNFSFRIEFDERHHTYPELIIRKGSAKFHRLGPWNGISFSGIPYLMPNPVFDYRFVYNDDEVYYIYNLKNPVISRVVMHQTTTVLDRMVWMETKKIWEPFHTSIAVAVCDEYGYCGANSKCDIRTNPICHCLLGFEPKIKQNWNEMYWSEGCVRKSPLSCSDKEKDEFTRFSGLKVPDTQYTWVNKSMNLEECRAKCLSNCSCMAYTNLDISEKGSGCVVWFGDLFDIQGFQSGGQDLYIRMPASEIGTSNFSKRYKSQDEELELPLFNLHTISTATNNFSENNKLGEGGFGPVYKGMLEGGQEIAVKRLSMCSVQGANEFKNEIKLIAKLQHRNLVKIFGYCIHREEKLLIYEYMSNKSLDYFIFDERQDKLLEWSTRFRIVCGIAKGLLYLHHDSRLRIVHRDLKASNVLLDEHMNPKISDFGLARTFGGDQIEGNTNKVVGTYGYMAPEYAFNGLFSIKSDVFSFGILMLEIVSGKKSRHIYDENNGLNLTGLAWTLMKEGKAFELIDDCLLRDPHESMEEALRCIHIGLLCVQRKPIDRPNMSSVILMLSGEKVLPRPKPPAYFTNTDLWEDHSPYATPLSCNTSITTVEAR; encoded by the exons ATGGGGTTCTTTTCTTTTCTGGTTCCCTTTGTTGTTCTGAGACTTGTTCTATCTAGAACAACTTTTGCTGTGGTTGATAGCATAAGACCATCAGAATCTATGAGAGATAACACAAGTTTGGTATCCATTGAAGGAAGTTTTGAACTGGGATTCTTTAGTCCAGGCACTTCAAAGAATCGTTATCTGGGAATTTGGTATAAAAAAATTCCAGTTCAAACTGTCATTTGGGTCGCAAATCGGTGTGAACCGATCAACGTTTCTTCTGGCTCCTTGACTATAAACAGCACAGGTAATCTTGTTCTTTCTGGACAGAATAAGAAGGTTGTTTGGTCTACGAGTTCGTTGAAACAAGCCCGGCAACCACTGGTTCAGCTCTTGGATAATGGTAACTTGGTTTTGAGAGATGAGAAAGATGAGAACACAGAGAACTATTTGTGGGAAAGCTTTAATGATCCTACTGACACGATCATGCCCGGAATGAAATTTGGATGGGACTTGAGGAGTGGTCTCACGAGGCGTTTATCGACATGGAAGAGTTTCAATGATCCTTGCAATGGAAATTTCTCTTTTAGGATTGAGTTCGATGAACGACACCATACATATCCTGAGCTAATCATCCGTAAAGGGTCTGCAAAATTTCATCGACTTGGGCCATGGAACGGCATAAGTTTCAGCGGAATTCCTTACTTGATGCCAAACCCAGTTTTCGACTACAGGTTCGTGTACAACGATGATGAAGTTTACTACATTTACAACCTCAAAAATCCGGTGATCTCAAGAGTTGTCATGCACCAAACAACAACTGTTCTTGACCGAATGGTATGGATGGAAACAAAGAAGATTTGGGAGCCTTTTCATACCTCAATTGCAGTAGCAGTGTGTGACGAGTATGGCTACTGTGGAGCTAATTCGAAATGTGACATAAGGACTAATCCAATCTGCCATTGTTTATTGGGATTTGAGCCAAAGATTAAACAAAATTGGAATGAGATGTATTGGTCAGAAGGGTGTGTGAGAAAGAGTCCTCTGAGCTGCAGTGATAAAGAGAAAGATGAGTTCACTAGATTTTCTGGCTTGAAAGTGCCTGATACTCAATACACTTGGGTGAATAAGAGTATGAATCTAGAGGAATGCAGGGCTAAATGTTTGAGCAACTGCTCTTGTATGGCTTATACAAACTTAGATATCAGTGAAAAAGGCAGTGGCTGCGTCGTCTGGTTTGGAGATCTGTTTGATATTCAAGGATTTCAATCAGGTGGGCAAGATCTATATATTCGAATGCCGGCTTCAGAAATAG GCACCAGTAATTTTTCTAAGAGATACAAAAGCCAAGATGAAGAGTTGGAGCTTCCATTGTTTAATCTACACACAATTAGTACTGCCACTAATAATTTTTCAGAGAATAATAAGCTTGGAGAGGGTGGTTTTGGACCTGTATATAAA GGTATGCTGGAAGGAGGACAAGAAATTGCTGTAAAGAGACTATCAATGTGCTCTGTACAAGGAGCCAATGAGTTCAAAAATGAAATTAAACTAATTGCTAAACTTCAACATCGAAATCTTGTAAAGATATTTGGTTATTGCATTCATAGAGAAGAGAAACTATTGATTTATGAGTACATGTCCAACAAAAGCCTTGACTATTTCATTTTTG ATGAAAGACAAGACAAACTATTAGAATGGTCTACGAGATTCCGAATTGTATGTGGAATTGCTAAAGGGCTTCTCTATTTACATCATGATTCCAGACTGAGGATTGTACATCGAGATCTCAAAGCTAGTAATGTGCTACTTGATGAACACATGAATCCCAAAATTTCAGACTTTGGCTTGGCTAGAACTTTTGGTGGAGACCAAATTGAAGGAAACACAAACAAAGTTGTAGGGACTTA TGGTTATATGGCTCCAGAATATGCTTTCAATGGCCTATTCTCAATAAAATCCGACGTATTTAGCTTTGGTATATTGATGCTAGAAATCGTTAGTGGAAAGAAAAGCAGACACATTTACGATGAAAATAACGGTCTTAACCTCACAGGACTA GCATGGACTTTGATGAAGGAAGGCAAGGCTTTTGAGCTTATTGACGATTGCTTGTTAAGAGATCCACACGAGAGCATGGAAGAAGCATTGCGTTGCATTCACATTGGTCTCTTGTGTGTGCAACGTAAGCCTATTGATAGGCCAAATATGTCTTCTGTTATTCTAATGTTGAGTGGTGAGAAAGTGTTACCTCGGCCCAAACCACCAGCCTATTTCACTAACACAGATTTGTGGGAAGATCATTCCCCCTATGCTACACCCCTATCATGCAATACAAGCATAACAACTGTCGAGGCGCGGTGA